In Chitinophaga sp. HK235, a single window of DNA contains:
- a CDS encoding DUF1573 domain-containing protein encodes MKMKKFILSLFASLLITTALWAQSQTNPADTKVKFAKETVDFGKTALNKPVTVDFEFTNISKEPILIEAARASCGCTTPKWTQEPILPGKKGKITANYSANGLGQQNKTIWVKFKGVDQDKELHLTGTVANN; translated from the coding sequence ATGAAAATGAAAAAATTCATCTTGTCCCTATTCGCCAGCTTGTTGATTACTACAGCTTTGTGGGCACAGTCACAGACAAATCCGGCAGATACAAAAGTGAAATTTGCCAAAGAAACTGTGGACTTCGGAAAAACAGCTTTAAACAAACCAGTAACTGTTGATTTCGAGTTCACCAACATCTCAAAAGAGCCGATTTTAATTGAAGCTGCTCGCGCAAGCTGCGGCTGCACTACTCCTAAATGGACTCAGGAACCTATCCTGCCAGGCAAAAAAGGTAAAATCACTGCTAACTACAGTGCTAACGGTTTAGGCCAGCAGAACAAAACCATCTGGGTGAAGTTCAAAGGCGTTGACCAGGATAAAGAACTGCACCTGACCGGTACAGTAGCTAATAACTAA
- a CDS encoding thiamine pyrophosphate-dependent enzyme: MIENKALSMNIESRLSFEEFRKEVLNDYRLACVSREVSLLARREVLTGKAKFGIFGDGKEVAQVAMSKYFKPGDFRSGYYRDQTVAFATGIATPEQFFSQLYADPDQQHDPFSGGRQMNSHFATPNLDKDGTWLNLADMKNSAADMAPTAGQMPRSVGLAYASKMFREVEALHDLKHLSDNGNEICFATIGDASTSEGHFWESMNAAGVLQVPLAVFVWDDGYGISVPRKYQTTKNSISAALEGFRKTDGTNGFDIYNVKGWDYAGMCEVFEAAIRKIRETHVPALFHVEEITQPQGHSTSGSHERYKSKERLSWEKDFDCNLKMRSWILENALCDEETLVNIEAEAKTTSQDARKAAWEKYITPIKAEVQHFTTLASPVADAAGANAELVSQQVRELQANREPQRRDILKAASIILVKHKALKADPAVQALQQYYNNYLQAEKENYNSYLHATGANSILNVPVVPAAYNEDAITLNGYEVLNKYFDQLISNNPKVFAFGEDVGKIGDVNQGFAGLQQKHGPLRITDTGIRELTIMGQGIGMALRGLRPIAEIQYLDYLLYGLQPLSDDVASLQYRTKGIQHCPIIVRTRGHRLEGIWHSGSPMGMIINSLRGMNVCVPRNMVQAAGMYNTLLQANEPALVIESLNGYRLKEKLPSNLETFTVPLGIPEVLKEGTDVTLVTYGSMTRILEEAIVTLEEMGISCELIDVQTLLPFDIHHSIVKSLQKTNRIAFIDEDVPGGGTAFMFQQVMEQQGGYRWLDVAPRTLSAQAHRPAYGSDGDYFSKPNTEDVVKIVMEMMEE; encoded by the coding sequence ATGATAGAAAATAAAGCACTATCTATGAATATAGAAAGCCGGTTGTCATTCGAAGAGTTCCGTAAGGAAGTGTTAAATGACTACAGGTTGGCCTGTGTAAGCAGGGAAGTTAGTCTGCTGGCCCGCAGAGAAGTTCTCACGGGTAAGGCTAAATTTGGCATTTTCGGGGATGGTAAGGAAGTGGCGCAGGTGGCGATGTCCAAATACTTCAAGCCTGGCGACTTCCGCTCCGGTTATTACCGCGACCAGACTGTTGCGTTTGCCACTGGTATCGCTACTCCCGAACAATTCTTTTCCCAGTTATACGCTGACCCTGATCAGCAACATGATCCTTTTTCCGGTGGCCGGCAGATGAACTCACATTTCGCCACGCCCAACCTCGATAAGGATGGTACCTGGCTCAATCTCGCGGACATGAAAAACTCCGCTGCAGACATGGCACCTACTGCCGGGCAGATGCCCCGCTCCGTAGGTTTGGCCTATGCTTCCAAAATGTTCCGTGAAGTGGAAGCGCTCCATGATCTCAAACATCTCTCCGATAACGGTAACGAAATCTGTTTCGCTACTATCGGTGACGCTTCTACTTCCGAAGGCCATTTCTGGGAATCCATGAATGCCGCCGGTGTACTGCAGGTGCCGCTGGCAGTGTTTGTATGGGATGATGGTTATGGTATCTCCGTACCGCGTAAATACCAGACCACCAAAAACTCCATCAGCGCAGCACTGGAAGGCTTCCGGAAAACAGATGGTACCAATGGTTTTGATATCTACAATGTGAAAGGCTGGGATTATGCCGGTATGTGTGAAGTGTTTGAAGCGGCTATCCGCAAAATACGCGAAACACATGTGCCAGCCCTCTTTCATGTGGAAGAGATCACACAGCCTCAGGGCCACTCTACCAGCGGTTCCCACGAGCGTTACAAAAGCAAGGAACGCCTGTCCTGGGAGAAAGATTTTGACTGTAATCTCAAAATGAGATCATGGATTCTTGAAAACGCTCTGTGTGATGAAGAAACACTGGTGAATATTGAAGCAGAAGCCAAAACTACTTCACAGGATGCCCGTAAGGCCGCCTGGGAAAAATATATCACCCCCATCAAAGCGGAAGTACAGCATTTTACAACACTGGCCTCTCCGGTTGCTGATGCCGCCGGAGCCAACGCTGAACTGGTATCTCAGCAGGTACGTGAGTTGCAGGCCAACCGTGAGCCGCAGCGCAGGGATATCCTGAAAGCCGCTTCCATCATCCTGGTAAAACACAAAGCACTGAAAGCAGATCCTGCTGTACAGGCTTTGCAGCAGTATTACAACAACTATCTCCAGGCTGAAAAAGAAAACTACAATTCCTACCTGCACGCAACCGGTGCTAATTCCATACTGAACGTGCCAGTAGTGCCGGCGGCTTACAACGAAGACGCTATCACGCTGAACGGGTATGAAGTGCTCAATAAATATTTCGACCAGCTGATCTCCAACAACCCGAAAGTATTTGCTTTTGGTGAAGATGTGGGTAAGATCGGTGACGTAAACCAGGGTTTTGCCGGTTTACAACAGAAACACGGACCACTGCGTATAACGGATACAGGTATACGTGAACTTACCATCATGGGACAAGGCATTGGCATGGCCCTCCGTGGACTGCGCCCGATAGCCGAAATTCAGTATCTCGACTATCTGCTGTATGGACTGCAACCGCTCAGCGATGATGTTGCCTCCCTGCAGTACCGTACCAAAGGGATTCAGCATTGTCCTATCATTGTACGTACCCGTGGCCACCGGCTGGAAGGTATCTGGCATAGTGGTTCACCGATGGGCATGATCATCAACTCCCTCAGAGGTATGAACGTATGTGTGCCCCGCAACATGGTACAGGCAGCCGGTATGTATAATACACTGCTACAGGCCAACGAGCCGGCACTGGTGATCGAATCGCTTAACGGCTACCGGCTGAAGGAAAAACTGCCTTCCAACCTGGAAACCTTTACCGTACCACTGGGCATACCGGAAGTGCTGAAAGAAGGTACCGATGTAACCCTGGTGACCTATGGCTCCATGACCCGTATCCTGGAAGAAGCCATTGTAACACTGGAAGAAATGGGTATCTCCTGCGAACTGATAGATGTGCAGACCTTACTGCCTTTTGATATTCATCACAGTATTGTGAAATCACTGCAGAAAACCAACCGTATCGCCTTTATTGATGAAGACGTACCGGGAGGTGGCACCGCCTTTATGTTCCAGCAGGTAATGGAACAGCAGGGCGGCTACCGTTGGCTGGATGTGGCACCGCGTACGCTGAGTGCGCAGGCTCACCGTCCGGCGTATGGTTCTGACGGCGATTATTTCTCCAAACCTAATACGGAAGACGTAGTGAAGATTGTGATGGAGATGATGGAAGAATAG
- a CDS encoding YebC/PmpR family DNA-binding transcriptional regulator has translation MGRIFEVRKSTMFARWDKMAKAFSRIGKEIAIAVKASGPDPDNNPALRRCILNAKSVNMPKDRVDAAIKRAQGKDKTDYEEVVYEGYAPHGVAVIIDTATDNTTRTVANLRMHFTKGGGSLGNSGSVGFLFNRVGEFKVKNTGQDLEELELELIDFGLEEIGEDSEGNIIIRAAFTEFGNMAKALEDKGLEVTNSELKRIPSTTVELSEEQAKEVLELVDRLEQDDDVQQVFYNLK, from the coding sequence ATGGGAAGGATATTTGAAGTAAGAAAGTCAACCATGTTTGCCCGTTGGGACAAGATGGCAAAAGCATTTTCAAGAATCGGAAAAGAGATCGCCATTGCCGTTAAAGCCAGTGGCCCTGATCCGGACAACAACCCTGCTCTCCGTCGTTGCATACTCAACGCCAAAAGCGTAAACATGCCTAAAGACCGTGTGGACGCAGCTATTAAGCGTGCACAAGGTAAAGACAAGACTGATTACGAAGAAGTTGTATACGAAGGTTACGCCCCTCATGGTGTGGCTGTAATCATCGATACTGCTACTGACAATACTACCCGTACTGTGGCGAACCTGCGTATGCACTTTACCAAAGGTGGTGGCAGCCTCGGTAACAGTGGTTCCGTAGGTTTCCTGTTCAACCGTGTGGGTGAGTTTAAGGTAAAAAATACCGGCCAGGACCTCGAAGAACTGGAACTGGAACTGATTGATTTCGGCCTGGAAGAAATCGGAGAAGACAGCGAAGGTAATATCATCATCCGTGCGGCATTCACCGAATTCGGTAATATGGCCAAAGCACTGGAAGACAAAGGCCTGGAAGTGACTAACTCCGAGCTGAAACGTATCCCTTCCACCACCGTGGAACTGAGCGAAGAACAAGCCAAAGAAGTACTGGAACTGGTAGATCGTCTGGAACAGGACGACGACGTACAGCAGGTTTTCTACAATCTGAAGTAA
- the carA gene encoding glutamine-hydrolyzing carbamoyl-phosphate synthase small subunit: MPQTRTIQPAILLLDDGTVFQGKAFGKIGTAAGELAFNTGMTGYQEVFTDPSYKGQVLIMNNCYIGNYGTKKEDVESSSVKISGLIAKNIAYNYSRKMADESLEKFLTDNNLVAIYDVDTRALVSHIRSKGAMNCIISSETLDVEKLKAELAKVPSMEGLALCQEVTTKEPYTVGDPNAEIRIAVMDNGVKRNMLKCLSEKGAYLKVFPTDTKFEVCEEFKPNAYFISNGPGDPAPLKYAVETVKQILAAERPLFGICLGHQLLALANGIPTYKMHHGHRGLNHPVKNLKTGLCEITTQNHGFAVDAAAIAASEQVEVTHINLNDNTVEGIRIKNKPAFSVQYHPESTPGPFDSRYLFDDFFEMIKANKK, from the coding sequence ATGCCTCAGACAAGAACCATCCAGCCTGCCATACTGTTGCTCGACGACGGTACGGTTTTTCAGGGAAAAGCTTTTGGGAAAATTGGCACTGCCGCCGGTGAGTTAGCTTTCAATACCGGTATGACGGGTTACCAGGAAGTGTTTACAGACCCTTCTTACAAAGGACAGGTACTTATCATGAACAACTGCTATATCGGAAACTACGGCACTAAGAAAGAGGACGTAGAGAGCAGCAGTGTGAAGATAAGTGGTCTGATTGCGAAAAATATCGCGTACAACTATTCCAGAAAAATGGCTGATGAGTCGCTGGAAAAGTTCCTGACCGATAACAACCTGGTAGCCATCTATGATGTGGATACCCGTGCACTGGTATCACATATCCGTAGTAAAGGTGCTATGAACTGCATCATCTCTTCCGAGACGCTGGATGTTGAAAAACTGAAGGCTGAGCTGGCTAAGGTTCCTTCCATGGAAGGATTGGCGCTGTGCCAGGAAGTGACCACCAAAGAGCCTTACACCGTAGGTGATCCTAATGCGGAAATCCGTATTGCGGTGATGGACAACGGTGTGAAGAGAAACATGCTGAAATGTTTATCTGAAAAGGGCGCTTATCTGAAAGTATTCCCTACCGACACCAAATTCGAGGTATGTGAAGAATTCAAACCCAACGCTTACTTTATCTCCAACGGTCCCGGCGATCCGGCTCCGCTGAAATATGCGGTAGAAACCGTAAAACAGATCCTGGCTGCTGAAAGGCCCCTGTTTGGTATCTGCCTCGGACATCAGCTGCTGGCCCTGGCCAACGGTATCCCTACCTACAAAATGCACCACGGTCACCGCGGTTTGAACCATCCGGTGAAAAACCTCAAAACAGGTCTGTGTGAGATCACTACCCAGAACCACGGCTTTGCGGTGGACGCTGCTGCTATAGCTGCCAGCGAACAGGTGGAAGTGACCCACATCAACCTGAACGACAATACCGTGGAAGGTATCCGTATCAAGAACAAACCAGCCTTCTCCGTACAATACCATCCGGAAAGTACACCTGGTCCGTTCGACTCCCGCTATCTGTTTGATGATTTCTTTGAAATGATCAAAGCCAATAAAAAATAA
- a CDS encoding response regulator transcription factor, whose protein sequence is MKSRILLVEDDEFFAKVLKRQLERANFEVTHAIDGQAGWEKFQETIFDLCILDVVMPRKDGFTLAGEIRAMDFNIPIVFTSSRYMEQDRLQGFDIGADDYLVKPFNTDELISRIKVYIKRSRLLRSEKRIVYTVGNLIFDYSQLQLRHKDNEVDNHVRIAPKEAELLRYLCENSNKKLKREHILASVWGQDGYLAQRVMDVYLSRLRRHIAMDPSIRIETFHGKGLMLVINEMDRTHIIAKA, encoded by the coding sequence ATGAAATCACGTATTCTTTTGGTAGAGGACGATGAATTTTTTGCAAAAGTGCTCAAGCGCCAGCTGGAGCGTGCCAATTTTGAAGTTACGCATGCTATAGATGGGCAGGCCGGTTGGGAGAAGTTTCAGGAAACGATCTTTGATCTGTGTATTCTGGATGTAGTCATGCCAAGGAAAGACGGTTTTACGCTGGCCGGAGAGATCCGTGCGATGGATTTCAATATTCCCATTGTATTTACTTCCTCCCGTTATATGGAGCAGGACAGGTTGCAGGGGTTTGATATCGGGGCGGATGATTACCTGGTAAAGCCCTTTAATACGGATGAACTGATCAGCCGTATTAAAGTTTACATTAAACGCAGCCGTCTGCTTCGGAGTGAGAAGCGGATTGTTTATACTGTCGGTAACCTCATTTTTGACTATTCCCAGCTTCAGCTGCGGCATAAAGACAATGAGGTAGACAACCACGTCCGGATCGCACCCAAGGAGGCGGAACTACTGCGCTATCTGTGTGAAAACTCTAACAAAAAGCTCAAACGGGAACATATCCTCGCCAGTGTCTGGGGTCAGGACGGCTACCTGGCACAACGGGTGATGGACGTATACCTGAGCCGTTTACGCAGGCATATTGCCATGGACCCGTCTATCAGGATTGAAACTTTCCATGGAAAAGGTCTTATGCTGGTCATCAATGAGATGGACCGCACTCACATCATTGCGAAAGCCTGA
- a CDS encoding D-2-hydroxyacid dehydrogenase produces the protein MKNIVVLDGYALNPGDLDWAPLKALGNVTIYDRTPESEVAARAKGAHILLTNKAIISADTINSLPALEYIGVMATGYNVVDIAAATARKIPVTNVPAYSTASVAQLTFALILELCHHTGLHAESVRAGEWSSSIDFSYWKTPLTELEGRTLGIIGFGQIGQAVARIAQAFGMKVIASHRYPERDRMEGVTFVDQATCFREADIVSLHCPLNQENREFVNAALLRTMKKTAFLINTSRGPLIQEADLAVALQEGVIAGAGLDVLSTEPPAADNPLLKAPGTIITPHIAWATREARSRLLRVAIGNVESFLNGACQNSINKIQ, from the coding sequence ATGAAAAACATCGTTGTACTGGACGGATATGCATTAAATCCGGGAGACCTGGACTGGGCTCCACTGAAAGCGCTGGGCAATGTTACGATATACGACCGGACGCCGGAAAGTGAGGTGGCAGCAAGGGCGAAGGGAGCGCATATCCTGCTGACCAACAAGGCTATTATCAGCGCAGATACGATCAACAGTCTGCCAGCCCTGGAATACATCGGGGTTATGGCTACGGGCTACAATGTGGTAGACATAGCAGCGGCTACGGCCCGTAAGATACCGGTTACCAATGTCCCCGCTTACAGTACTGCTTCAGTGGCGCAGCTTACCTTTGCCCTGATACTTGAATTGTGCCATCATACCGGTTTGCATGCAGAGAGTGTGAGGGCTGGGGAATGGAGCAGTAGTATTGACTTCAGTTACTGGAAAACACCACTGACAGAACTGGAGGGCCGTACCCTGGGTATTATTGGGTTTGGTCAGATTGGGCAGGCGGTTGCGAGGATAGCGCAGGCTTTTGGGATGAAGGTGATTGCCAGTCACCGGTATCCGGAGCGTGACCGGATGGAGGGTGTAACCTTTGTAGACCAGGCTACCTGTTTCCGGGAAGCAGACATTGTATCGCTGCATTGTCCGCTGAACCAGGAGAACCGGGAGTTTGTGAATGCTGCGCTGTTGCGGACGATGAAGAAGACGGCTTTTCTGATTAATACCAGTCGGGGGCCGTTGATTCAGGAAGCAGACCTGGCGGTGGCATTACAGGAAGGGGTGATAGCCGGGGCCGGATTAGATGTGTTGTCTACTGAACCCCCTGCAGCTGATAATCCGTTGTTGAAGGCGCCGGGTACCATTATTACGCCGCATATAGCGTGGGCTACGCGGGAGGCGAGGAGCAGGTTACTGCGGGTGGCTATCGGGAATGTAGAAAGTTTTCTGAATGGAGCGTGTCAAAATAGTATCAATAAAATACAATAA
- a CDS encoding pyridoxal phosphate-dependent aminotransferase produces MPTISQRGVQMPPSPIRKLVPFAEAAKKRGVKVYHLNIGQPDIETPKPILDAVRHTDFKVLEYSHSAGNESYRRKLVTYYDRFNISLNHNQIIVTTGGSEAIVFAFMACLDPGDEVIVPEPFYANYNGFAVEAEIKIKTITASIETGFALPAMSAFEAAITPRTKAILICNPNNPTGYLYSQEEMEVLKQLCLKHNLFLFSDEAYREFCYAGTHFSAMNLEGLDDNVILMDTISKRYSACGGRIGAFVTKNQAVLDAAMKFAQARLSPPSFAQIAGEAAVDLPLDYFDGIKAEYQRRRDVLVAGLNAIPGVFCPNPGGAFYAMASLPIDDSDKFCQWMLESFEYEKQTVMLSPATGFYATPGLGKQEVRLAYVLNQDDIRHAIVCLEKALEVYPGRTNK; encoded by the coding sequence ATGCCTACCATTAGCCAGAGAGGCGTGCAAATGCCGCCATCTCCCATCAGAAAACTTGTTCCCTTCGCCGAAGCAGCCAAAAAAAGAGGTGTGAAGGTTTATCATCTGAATATCGGACAACCTGATATTGAGACACCGAAACCTATCCTTGATGCAGTACGGCATACTGATTTCAAAGTTCTGGAATATAGCCACAGCGCGGGCAATGAGAGCTATCGCCGTAAGCTGGTGACTTATTACGATCGGTTTAATATTTCCCTGAACCACAACCAGATCATTGTCACCACCGGTGGTTCTGAAGCGATTGTGTTTGCGTTTATGGCCTGTCTGGATCCGGGAGACGAGGTAATCGTTCCTGAGCCTTTTTATGCGAACTACAATGGTTTTGCTGTAGAAGCGGAGATCAAGATCAAAACCATTACCGCCAGCATTGAAACAGGTTTTGCCTTACCGGCGATGTCTGCTTTTGAAGCGGCTATCACGCCACGCACGAAGGCGATCCTGATCTGCAATCCTAACAATCCTACCGGCTACCTGTACAGCCAGGAAGAGATGGAAGTGCTGAAACAGCTGTGTCTGAAACATAACCTGTTCCTGTTTTCCGATGAGGCTTACCGGGAATTCTGTTATGCCGGTACCCATTTCTCCGCGATGAACCTGGAAGGCCTGGATGATAATGTGATCCTGATGGATACTATTTCCAAGCGTTATAGCGCCTGTGGTGGCCGTATTGGAGCTTTTGTAACCAAGAACCAGGCGGTGCTGGACGCAGCGATGAAATTTGCCCAGGCGAGACTGAGCCCTCCTTCTTTTGCGCAGATCGCAGGGGAAGCGGCCGTAGATCTGCCACTGGATTATTTCGATGGTATAAAGGCTGAATACCAGCGTCGTCGCGATGTGCTGGTGGCTGGCCTGAATGCGATTCCGGGCGTGTTCTGTCCTAATCCGGGCGGTGCGTTTTATGCCATGGCCAGCTTGCCGATCGACGATTCCGACAAGTTCTGCCAATGGATGCTGGAATCTTTTGAATATGAAAAACAAACAGTGATGTTGTCTCCGGCAACCGGCTTTTATGCTACGCCCGGACTGGGCAAGCAGGAAGTGCGGCTGGCTTATGTATTGAATCAGGACGATATTCGTCATGCAATAGTTTGCCTGGAAAAAGCGCTGGAAGTTTATCCTGGTCGTACCAACAAATAA
- the rplQ gene encoding 50S ribosomal protein L17, which translates to MRHGVKLNKLSRTASHRKALMSNLACELISHKRITTTIAKAKALRVYVEPLLTRGKSDTTHNRRIVFSYLQDKEAITELFGTISEKIANRPGGYTRIIKLGKRHGDNAEVALIELVDFNEIYGAPTEKAAAKKTRRAGGAKKKADAAGAEKAADATEEKSAE; encoded by the coding sequence ATGCGTCACGGAGTTAAATTAAACAAATTAAGCAGAACAGCATCTCATCGTAAAGCCCTGATGTCCAATCTGGCTTGCGAACTGATCAGCCACAAACGTATCACCACTACTATCGCTAAGGCTAAAGCCCTGCGCGTGTATGTTGAGCCGCTGCTGACAAGAGGTAAATCCGATACTACTCACAACCGTAGGATCGTGTTCAGCTACCTGCAGGACAAAGAAGCTATCACTGAACTGTTCGGTACGATCAGCGAAAAAATAGCTAACCGTCCTGGTGGTTACACCCGTATCATTAAGCTGGGTAAACGTCATGGGGATAATGCAGAAGTTGCCCTGATTGAGCTGGTTGATTTCAACGAAATCTACGGTGCTCCAACAGAAAAAGCTGCTGCTAAGAAAACCCGTCGTGCTGGTGGTGCCAAAAAGAAAGCTGACGCTGCTGGTGCAGAAAAAGCTGCTGATGCCACTGAAGAAAAATCAGCTGAGTAA